A part of Magnetospirillum sp. ME-1 genomic DNA contains:
- a CDS encoding SPOR domain-containing protein, which produces MQTIRDHYFYGGLAAFHEDMHAEAARQWQRAAELGDHEAARNLGHLYRQGLGVEADGHIAAAWYQVAADGGVISADYNLGMLYLRGGPGLPPDKEQGMARLGKAAAAGYIPAKVELERLAALPPSEPPVAAPPASAPAAVEAAASAPVPARMQIGSYRTRAAAEQDWKRLRLKTLKPEIIANTVEGQGRWYRLVAVGPAEAIDAFCGSAAAKGMSCWSRKR; this is translated from the coding sequence ATGCAGACCATCCGCGATCACTATTTCTACGGCGGCCTGGCGGCATTCCACGAGGACATGCACGCCGAAGCCGCCCGCCAGTGGCAGCGCGCCGCCGAACTGGGCGACCACGAGGCGGCCCGCAATCTGGGCCATCTCTACCGCCAGGGGCTGGGGGTGGAGGCCGACGGCCACATCGCCGCCGCCTGGTATCAGGTGGCCGCCGACGGGGGCGTGATCAGCGCCGATTACAATCTGGGCATGCTTTACCTGCGCGGCGGGCCGGGATTGCCCCCGGACAAGGAACAGGGCATGGCCCGGCTGGGCAAGGCCGCCGCCGCCGGCTATATCCCGGCCAAGGTCGAGTTGGAACGTCTGGCGGCGCTGCCGCCGTCGGAACCGCCCGTTGCCGCACCGCCTGCCTCCGCTCCTGCGGCGGTGGAGGCGGCGGCGTCCGCTCCGGTTCCGGCCCGCATGCAGATCGGCTCGTACCGCACCAGGGCGGCGGCCGAGCAGGACTGGAAGCGCCTGCGCCTCAAGACCCTGAAGCCCGAGATCATCGCCAATACGGTCGAGGGTCAGGGCCGCTGGTACCGGCTGGTGGCGGTGGGCCCGGCCGAGGCCATCGACGCCTTCTGCGGCAGCGCGGCGGCCAAGGGCATGTCCTGCTGGTCGAGGAAGCGCTAG
- a CDS encoding DODA-type extradiol aromatic ring-opening family dioxygenase, with amino-acid sequence MDFTTLFLSHGSPMMVLEDTPTRRFLMELGRTMPKPPAVIAVSAHWQTPEPVVGFAAWPDKINDIYGFPPELYQLDYAPCGAPEVAARAAGRLGETCRRDPGAGIDHSIWSVMSLMWPEADVPVVPLSVQPRAGAAHHYFLGRRLAPLAAEGVLVIGSGAATHNLEDYYRRKVEAEVEPEVAEFTDWLAATAERGDVAALLDYRARAPHAERNHPTEEHILPFFVALGAAAHGEARRLHRDVDSGVLAMDAFGFR; translated from the coding sequence ATGGACTTCACCACCCTGTTCCTGTCCCACGGCTCGCCCATGATGGTGCTGGAGGACACCCCCACCCGCCGTTTCCTGATGGAGCTGGGGCGGACCATGCCGAAGCCGCCGGCGGTCATCGCCGTCTCGGCCCACTGGCAGACGCCGGAACCGGTGGTCGGCTTCGCCGCCTGGCCGGACAAGATCAACGACATCTACGGCTTTCCGCCGGAACTCTACCAGCTGGACTACGCGCCCTGCGGCGCGCCGGAGGTGGCGGCGCGGGCCGCCGGCCGGCTGGGCGAGACCTGCCGCCGCGACCCCGGCGCCGGCATCGACCATTCCATCTGGTCGGTGATGAGCCTGATGTGGCCCGAGGCCGACGTGCCGGTGGTGCCGCTGTCGGTCCAGCCCCGGGCGGGAGCGGCGCACCACTACTTCCTGGGACGCCGCCTCGCCCCGCTGGCGGCCGAGGGCGTGCTGGTGATCGGCTCGGGCGCCGCCACCCATAATCTCGAGGATTATTACCGCCGCAAGGTCGAGGCCGAAGTGGAGCCCGAAGTGGCCGAGTTCACGGACTGGCTGGCCGCAACGGCGGAACGGGGCGACGTGGCCGCGCTGCTGGACTACCGCGCCCGCGCCCCCCATGCCGAACGCAACCACCCCACCGAGGAACACATCCTGCCCTTCTTCGTCGCCCTGGGCGCCGCCGCCCACGGCGAGGCCCGGCGCCTGCACCGGGACGTGGATTCCGGCGTGCTGGCCATGGATGCCTTTGGGTTCCGGTAG
- a CDS encoding LysR family transcriptional regulator: MAPRFETIIAFVRVAETGSFSEAARRLGLSKSMISRQVSALEADLGVRLLHRTTRSLSPTEAGRAYLERCQRILADLDEANLLVSHLQAVPRGRLRVSAPLSFGIGHLSACLPGFLERYPEIELEMGFTDRHVDLVEEGWDVAVRIGRLADSSLIVRRLAPIRRLAAASPAYLARRGMPSRPEDLDGHDCLTHANAVHSEWRFVGDDGKPQQVEVRGRFHADNGDVLRAMALAGLGIVLLPSFFLGDDIRAGTLVPLLERYVPLDSSLNAVYPHGRHLSPKVRAFVDHLAGTFGPEPYWDRGITVPAAT, from the coding sequence GTGGCGCCCCGTTTCGAGACCATCATCGCCTTCGTCCGGGTGGCGGAAACCGGCAGCTTCTCCGAGGCGGCGCGGCGTCTGGGCCTGTCGAAGTCCATGATCAGCCGCCAGGTTTCGGCATTGGAGGCCGATCTGGGGGTGCGGCTGCTGCACCGGACCACCCGCTCGCTGTCGCCCACCGAGGCCGGGCGGGCCTATCTGGAGCGCTGCCAGCGCATCCTGGCCGATCTGGACGAGGCCAATCTGCTGGTCAGCCATCTCCAGGCGGTGCCGCGCGGCCGGCTTCGGGTCAGCGCGCCCTTGTCCTTCGGCATCGGCCACCTGTCCGCCTGCCTGCCCGGCTTTCTCGAGCGCTATCCCGAGATCGAGCTGGAAATGGGCTTCACCGACCGCCACGTGGATCTGGTGGAGGAAGGCTGGGATGTGGCGGTGCGCATCGGGCGGCTGGCGGATTCCTCGCTGATCGTGCGCCGTCTCGCCCCCATCCGCCGCCTGGCGGCGGCCTCGCCCGCCTATCTCGCCCGGCGGGGCATGCCGTCCCGCCCCGAGGATCTGGACGGCCACGACTGCCTGACCCATGCCAACGCCGTCCATTCCGAATGGCGCTTCGTCGGCGATGACGGCAAGCCGCAGCAGGTGGAGGTTCGGGGGCGCTTTCATGCCGACAACGGCGACGTGCTGCGGGCCATGGCCCTGGCGGGACTGGGAATTGTGCTGCTGCCCAGCTTCTTTCTCGGCGACGACATCCGCGCCGGGACTCTGGTGCCGTTGCTGGAGCGCTACGTGCCGCTGGATTCATCGCTCAACGCGGTCTATCCCCATGGCCGCCACCTGTCGCCCAAGGTGCGCGCCTTCGTGGATCATCTGGCGGGGACGTTCGGACCCGAGCCCTATTGGGATCGCGGCATCACGGTACCAGCCGCCACGTGA
- a CDS encoding bacteriohemerythrin: MAYLQWTENLSVGIARMDEHHKKLVELINQVFDAMSGDATSTVDSVLADLLDYTRYHFAEEEKLLAACAYPDLEEHQAVHRAMVKEVLEMRARHLDNPASVTASETLDFLSKWLMRHIIGKDLRYRPFAENHPAV; the protein is encoded by the coding sequence ATGGCCTATCTGCAGTGGACGGAGAACTTAAGCGTCGGCATCGCCCGCATGGACGAGCATCACAAGAAGCTGGTCGAGCTGATCAACCAGGTGTTCGACGCCATGAGCGGCGACGCCACCAGCACCGTGGACAGCGTCCTGGCCGACCTGCTGGACTACACCCGCTATCACTTCGCCGAGGAGGAGAAGCTGCTGGCGGCCTGCGCCTATCCCGACCTGGAGGAGCATCAGGCGGTGCACCGCGCCATGGTCAAGGAGGTGCTGGAGATGCGCGCCCGCCATCTCGACAACCCGGCCTCGGTGACCGCGTCCGAGACCCTGGACTTCCTGTCCAAATGGCTGATGCGCCACATCATCGGCAAGGATCTGCGCTACCGCCCCTTCGCCGAGAACCACCCGGCGGTCTGA
- a CDS encoding metalloendopeptidase — protein MDVQRLAKVLALAASDNDAEALHALRTAGRLLEAAGLDFVALASRLAEGGPVVSATRLEDLEDTVFDLRNEIRHLRSENEKLRQGGPVAGTGAAAGGLAAAAQDVAQSIRLKAELDELRETLGAEKRRADAAQAAERTLHADLVQAAELAERLGAQFESLKGRADRLEAENRRLGLVAAALKAELDERIADQSHPLPPSLPTVTSPAPAPVVRADPAPRRASAPPPAARRGKAGAPVNQYALF, from the coding sequence ATGGACGTTCAGAGACTCGCCAAGGTGCTGGCGCTTGCCGCTTCCGACAACGATGCCGAGGCGCTGCACGCGCTGCGCACCGCCGGGCGGCTGCTGGAGGCGGCCGGGCTGGACTTCGTCGCCCTGGCGTCGCGGCTGGCCGAGGGCGGGCCGGTGGTCAGCGCCACCCGGCTGGAGGATCTGGAAGATACCGTCTTCGACCTGCGCAACGAAATCCGCCATCTGCGCTCCGAGAACGAGAAGCTGCGCCAGGGCGGGCCAGTGGCCGGGACTGGAGCGGCCGCCGGTGGCCTGGCCGCCGCCGCCCAGGACGTGGCCCAGTCCATCCGCCTGAAGGCGGAACTGGACGAGCTGCGCGAAACCCTGGGGGCCGAAAAGCGCCGCGCCGACGCCGCCCAGGCGGCCGAGCGCACCTTGCACGCCGATCTCGTCCAGGCGGCCGAACTGGCCGAACGCCTGGGGGCCCAGTTCGAGTCCCTGAAGGGCCGCGCCGACCGGCTGGAGGCCGAGAACCGCCGCCTCGGCCTGGTGGCCGCCGCCTTGAAGGCGGAGCTGGACGAGCGCATCGCCGACCAGAGCCATCCCCTGCCGCCTTCCTTGCCGACGGTGACCTCGCCGGCTCCGGCCCCCGTGGTCCGGGCCGATCCCGCCCCGCGCCGCGCCAGCGCTCCGCCGCCCGCCGCCCGCCGGGGCAAGGCGGGCGCGCCGGTCAACCAGTACGCCCTGTTCTGA
- a CDS encoding glycosyltransferase family 2 protein: MTANSRPISPPTLSVVIPCYNEGENVALLFARLMPALDALGVTFEVICINDGSKDNTLERLLEAQKGEGRLRIIDLSRNFGKEKALSAGLFHSLGQAVVPMDADLQHPPEAIADMLAKWREGFEVVFARRDARTGQSTSEKLFAKGFYWVFDHLSDVHLPREVGDFRLMDRKVVDTINSMPERSRFMKGIFAWVGYRQAAIVYTQGERAAGTTKFTPWKLLRFAFDGLTSFSNFPLRVWGGVGAVVSSLAFLYIVFRLIRTMIWGVDVPGYESILMSVLFLGGIQLLTLGIIGDYLGRVFDEVKGRPLFIVRQLYEPGGDKDA; this comes from the coding sequence ATGACCGCGAATTCGCGACCGATTTCGCCCCCCACCCTGTCGGTGGTCATCCCCTGTTACAACGAAGGGGAAAACGTCGCCCTGCTGTTCGCCCGGCTGATGCCGGCGCTGGATGCGCTCGGCGTCACCTTCGAGGTGATCTGCATCAACGACGGCTCCAAGGACAACACCCTGGAGCGGCTGCTGGAGGCGCAAAAGGGCGAGGGCCGCCTCAGAATCATCGACCTGTCGCGCAATTTCGGCAAGGAGAAGGCCCTGTCGGCCGGACTGTTCCACTCCCTCGGCCAGGCGGTGGTGCCCATGGACGCCGACCTGCAGCACCCGCCCGAGGCCATCGCCGACATGCTGGCCAAATGGCGCGAGGGTTTCGAGGTGGTGTTCGCCCGGCGCGACGCCCGTACCGGCCAAAGCACCTCGGAAAAGCTGTTCGCCAAGGGCTTCTACTGGGTGTTCGACCATCTCTCGGACGTGCACCTGCCGCGCGAGGTGGGCGATTTCCGTCTGATGGACCGCAAGGTGGTGGACACCATCAACAGCATGCCCGAGCGCTCGCGCTTCATGAAGGGCATCTTCGCCTGGGTGGGCTACCGCCAGGCCGCCATCGTCTACACCCAGGGCGAGCGGGCGGCGGGCACCACCAAGTTCACGCCGTGGAAGCTGTTGCGCTTCGCCTTCGACGGGTTGACCTCGTTCTCCAACTTCCCGCTCCGGGTCTGGGGCGGAGTGGGCGCGGTGGTGTCGTCGCTGGCCTTCCTCTACATCGTCTTCCGCCTGATCCGCACCATGATCTGGGGCGTCGACGTGCCCGGCTACGAATCCATCCTGATGTCGGTGCTGTTCCTGGGCGGCATCCAGCTGCTGACGCTGGGCATCATCGGCGACTATCTCGGCCGGGTGTTCGACGAGGTCAAGGGCCGCCCGCTGTTCATCGTCCGCCAGCTCTACGAGCCGGGCGGGGACAAGGACGCCTAG
- the ccoG gene encoding cytochrome c oxidase accessory protein CcoG, with product MDAKPAVPALPLHKGEVPLYMETGKAQPRAVSGTFRSLKWWAMVLTLAWWHLGPFLRWDRGPGAPDQAILIDMPGRRAYMLFIEIWPQEIYYLTGILLLSAILLFLMSAVAGRVWCGFICWQTVYTDLFVAVERLVIGDRSQRIAFERQPMSGTKLAKKAVINLIWVVLSAACGIGFTLWFGDAFEMLKDIFTGNANPPVYAFIAILGGFCFLLAGYARERVCVYLCPYSRFQSAMFDEHSLIVTYEAWRGEPGGPARKGQSFEGRGHCVDCRSCVQACPTGIDIRQGNQLACIGCALCIDACNQVMDRYGLPRGLISYDSTHNIESRSCGKSGALRIIRPRTLIYGGIMAVVLAVMLFRLTTRPDVDVNVLHERSPLFVQMSDGAIRNGYAYKVLNMKAEDRTFTVRLDGVPEATISVVGGASNTAAAELRVPRDSVGDFRLYVTIPADKAASKSMPVTFVLNGSSREVRTNTIFAGPEK from the coding sequence ATGGACGCCAAGCCTGCCGTACCGGCCTTGCCGCTGCACAAGGGCGAGGTTCCGCTCTACATGGAGACCGGCAAGGCCCAGCCCCGCGCCGTCAGCGGCACCTTCCGCTCGCTGAAATGGTGGGCCATGGTCCTGACCCTGGCCTGGTGGCACCTGGGGCCGTTCCTGCGCTGGGACCGGGGGCCGGGGGCGCCCGATCAGGCCATCCTGATCGATATGCCCGGCCGGCGGGCCTACATGCTGTTCATCGAGATCTGGCCGCAGGAGATCTATTACCTGACCGGCATCCTGCTGCTGTCGGCCATCCTGCTGTTCCTGATGAGCGCGGTGGCGGGACGCGTCTGGTGCGGCTTCATCTGCTGGCAGACGGTCTACACCGACCTGTTCGTGGCGGTGGAGCGGCTGGTGATCGGCGACCGCAGCCAGCGCATCGCCTTCGAGCGCCAGCCCATGTCGGGGACCAAGCTGGCCAAGAAGGCGGTGATCAACCTGATCTGGGTGGTCCTCTCGGCGGCCTGCGGCATCGGCTTCACCCTGTGGTTCGGCGACGCCTTCGAGATGCTGAAGGACATCTTCACCGGCAACGCCAATCCGCCGGTCTACGCCTTCATCGCCATCCTGGGCGGCTTCTGCTTCCTGCTGGCCGGCTATGCCCGGGAAAGGGTCTGCGTCTATCTCTGTCCCTATTCCCGCTTCCAGTCGGCCATGTTCGACGAGCATTCGCTGATCGTCACCTACGAGGCCTGGCGGGGCGAGCCGGGCGGCCCGGCGCGCAAGGGCCAGAGCTTCGAGGGACGCGGCCATTGCGTCGATTGCCGCTCCTGCGTCCAGGCCTGCCCCACCGGCATCGACATCCGCCAGGGCAACCAGCTGGCCTGCATCGGCTGCGCACTGTGCATCGACGCCTGCAATCAGGTGATGGACCGCTACGGCCTGCCCAGGGGCCTGATCTCCTACGATTCCACCCACAACATCGAATCGCGCAGCTGCGGCAAGTCCGGGGCATTGCGCATCATCCGTCCGCGCACCCTGATCTATGGCGGCATCATGGCCGTGGTGCTGGCGGTGATGCTGTTCCGCCTCACCACCCGGCCCGACGTGGACGTCAACGTGCTGCACGAGCGCTCGCCGCTGTTCGTGCAGATGTCGGACGGCGCCATCCGCAACGGCTACGCCTACAAGGTGCTGAACATGAAGGCCGAGGACCGCACCTTCACCGTGCGCCTGGACGGCGTCCCCGAAGCCACCATCTCGGTGGTGGGCGGGGCAAGCAACACAGCCGCCGCCGAGTTGCGGGTGCCCCGCGATTCGGTGGGCGATTTCCGGCTTTACGTCACCATTCCCGCCGACAAAGCGGCGTCCAAGAGCATGCCGGTGACCTTCGTGCTGAACGGATCAAGCCGCGAGGTGCGCACCAACACCATCTTCGCCGGGCCGGAGAAGTAA
- a CDS encoding copper resistance CopC family protein, with protein MIRSVLFALMVAVGLLGAAEARAHAVLVESTPPADAEVVGAKVEFHLRYNSRIDAKRSRLSLKGPGGSRTLLPVQGANEAELVARAEGLAPGRYILFWDVLSVDGHVSRGQVPFLTIAP; from the coding sequence ATGATCCGATCCGTGCTGTTTGCCCTGATGGTGGCCGTGGGGCTGTTGGGGGCCGCCGAGGCCCGTGCCCATGCCGTCCTGGTGGAATCCACGCCCCCCGCCGATGCCGAGGTGGTGGGCGCCAAGGTGGAGTTCCACCTGCGCTACAACAGCCGCATCGACGCCAAGCGGTCGCGCCTGTCGCTGAAGGGGCCGGGCGGCTCCCGGACCCTGCTCCCGGTCCAGGGCGCCAACGAGGCCGAGCTGGTCGCCCGCGCCGAGGGGCTGGCCCCCGGCCGCTATATCCTGTTCTGGGACGTGCTGTCGGTGGACGGCCATGTCAGCCGCGGTCAGGTGCCCTTCCTGACCATCGCACCTTGA